One Halostagnicola kamekurae DNA segment encodes these proteins:
- a CDS encoding carbon starvation CstA family protein yields the protein MVGVIWIVALVLVTFSVSYIAYGRYLSQFVGLDDSRETPAHKYQDGQEYVPAKKPVLLGHHYSSIAGGAPVVGPITAALVWGWIPAVLWVAIGNPLLGAVHDFVSLTSSLRHEGKSIGYIIGEYVGERGKNMLLWFAFLLTILVVAVFALVIGVVLNAYPSAATASLLYVTLAFVFGVWLYQLNLPFSLGTVIFVAGVFASVWIGIQYPLAIVPGDYPDGTIVLLDSASFFPVLLESANIGAWVLVMLVYGAAASILPVWMLLQPRDYLSSFLLYAGVGGSLLAVVVGTFITGTSGGAVNPETDAQISLEIVTGAWYGFLGQGGPLAAEGLIPVMPLFPLLFLTIACGTISGFHALVSSGTTAKQLNKETDARLIGYGGMLAEGLLAAVALCAVTIIAITPSGVDGGIGLALPNFATGGGAILTALGIPFDYAAPFMALVLASFLLTSMDTAVRLGRYMLEEIVGTPETTAEEYAANRYVNTSIIGVVAFFLLASGRWEDLWTLFGGANQLLASLALLAGTVWLANWDESKQLLSTGAPMALMGFITIIGLSWVGLYQILGGRLLGITADAETALLGQVSAIVQFAIVAVLIGLALSLFKIGYDNMQSARRTGDGVAADVSSDDD from the coding sequence ATGGTAGGAGTAATATGGATCGTGGCACTGGTGTTGGTGACGTTTTCCGTCTCGTACATCGCGTACGGACGGTATCTCTCGCAGTTCGTGGGGCTAGACGACAGTCGGGAGACGCCGGCACACAAGTACCAGGACGGACAGGAGTACGTGCCGGCGAAGAAGCCGGTACTACTGGGGCATCACTACTCGAGTATCGCGGGCGGCGCGCCCGTCGTCGGCCCGATCACGGCCGCGCTGGTCTGGGGATGGATACCGGCCGTGCTGTGGGTCGCTATCGGCAACCCGTTATTGGGGGCGGTCCACGACTTCGTCTCGTTGACCAGCAGCCTTCGACACGAGGGGAAGTCGATCGGCTACATCATCGGTGAGTACGTCGGGGAACGCGGCAAGAACATGTTGCTGTGGTTCGCGTTCTTGTTGACGATCCTCGTCGTGGCGGTGTTCGCGCTCGTCATCGGCGTCGTGTTGAACGCCTACCCATCAGCGGCGACCGCGAGTCTCCTCTACGTGACCCTCGCGTTCGTCTTCGGGGTTTGGCTCTACCAGCTGAACCTCCCGTTCTCGCTCGGGACGGTCATCTTCGTCGCCGGCGTCTTCGCGTCGGTCTGGATTGGCATCCAGTACCCGCTCGCGATCGTTCCCGGCGACTACCCCGACGGAACGATCGTGCTGCTCGACTCGGCGTCGTTCTTCCCGGTGTTGCTCGAGAGCGCGAACATCGGCGCGTGGGTTCTGGTGATGCTCGTCTACGGAGCAGCGGCCAGCATCCTTCCGGTGTGGATGCTGTTGCAGCCACGGGACTACCTCTCCTCGTTCCTCCTGTACGCGGGGGTCGGCGGGAGCCTGCTCGCGGTCGTCGTCGGAACGTTCATCACGGGAACCAGCGGCGGTGCGGTCAATCCCGAAACCGACGCCCAGATCTCCCTCGAGATCGTGACGGGGGCGTGGTACGGCTTCCTCGGACAGGGCGGTCCGCTCGCCGCAGAGGGGCTCATTCCGGTCATGCCGCTGTTTCCCCTGCTGTTCCTGACGATCGCCTGCGGGACGATCAGCGGGTTCCACGCGCTGGTCTCGTCGGGAACGACTGCCAAGCAACTGAACAAGGAAACCGACGCCAGACTGATCGGCTACGGTGGGATGCTCGCCGAAGGGCTACTCGCAGCAGTCGCACTCTGTGCCGTGACGATCATCGCTATCACGCCGTCGGGCGTCGACGGCGGTATCGGCCTCGCCTTGCCAAACTTCGCGACCGGCGGCGGTGCGATTCTCACCGCACTCGGGATCCCGTTCGATTACGCCGCGCCGTTCATGGCGCTCGTGCTCGCGAGCTTCCTGTTGACGAGCATGGACACGGCCGTTCGATTGGGCCGATACATGTTAGAGGAAATCGTCGGGACGCCGGAGACGACCGCCGAGGAGTACGCGGCAAACCGCTACGTCAACACGTCGATCATCGGAGTCGTCGCGTTCTTCCTGCTCGCCAGCGGTCGGTGGGAGGACCTCTGGACGCTGTTCGGAGGTGCGAATCAGTTGCTCGCATCGCTGGCGCTTCTGGCCGGAACCGTCTGGCTCGCGAACTGGGACGAGTCCAAACAGTTGCTCTCCACCGGCGCTCCGATGGCGCTGATGGGGTTCATCACGATTATCGGCCTCAGCTGGGTCGGGCTCTACCAGATCCTCGGTGGACGACTGCTCGGCATAACCGCCGACGCGGAGACGGCCCTGCTCGGGCAGGTGTCGGCGATCGTTCAGTTCGCGATCGTCGCCGTCCTCATCGGGCTGGCGCTGTCGCTGTTCAAGATCGGGTACGACAACATGCAGTCGGCCCGGAGAACGGGTGACGGAGTCGCGGCCGACGTCAGTTCGGACGACGATTGA
- a CDS encoding redox-regulated ATPase YchF produces the protein MSYRIGLVGKPSVGKSSFFNAATMNDVPEGAYPFTTIDPSVGEAYARVECAAPEFDEECTPNVGYCDHGTRFVPTKLVDVAGLIPGAHEGAGLGNQFLTDLNETDVLVHVVDFSGETDLEGEPTEGHDPRDDIAFLEEELDQWYFGILEKGIERYASGYTTEDDAIEEELAEQMSAFKTNEDEIKRLIRRVGVGFDPEEWDDKDELELAREIRKETKPMVIAANKMDTPEAQENYEEITADPDYEHLTIVPCSAHAEKALKSADKAGVVDYRPGDDDFEITGDVSGSQEEGLEQIRDFLDEYGATGVQAALETALFDVLGVIPVFPGGANGLGNERGEVLPDCYLIDPDSTAEDFAYSLHSDIGDGFLYATDCRTNRQLGKDYEVEPRDVIEVTTTN, from the coding sequence ATGAGTTATCGAATCGGACTCGTCGGCAAACCCTCCGTCGGCAAGTCCTCCTTTTTCAACGCTGCGACGATGAACGACGTGCCCGAAGGGGCCTACCCGTTCACGACCATCGATCCCAGCGTGGGCGAAGCCTACGCCCGCGTCGAGTGTGCGGCGCCCGAGTTCGACGAGGAGTGTACGCCGAACGTCGGCTACTGCGACCACGGCACCCGGTTCGTCCCGACGAAACTCGTCGACGTCGCCGGGCTGATCCCCGGCGCACACGAGGGCGCGGGACTGGGCAATCAGTTCCTCACCGATCTGAACGAGACCGACGTGCTCGTCCACGTCGTCGACTTCTCCGGCGAGACCGATCTCGAGGGCGAACCGACCGAGGGCCACGACCCGCGCGACGACATCGCCTTCTTAGAGGAGGAGCTCGATCAGTGGTACTTCGGCATTTTGGAGAAGGGCATCGAGCGCTACGCATCCGGCTACACGACCGAAGACGACGCTATCGAGGAGGAACTCGCCGAGCAAATGAGCGCGTTCAAGACCAACGAGGACGAGATCAAACGCCTCATTCGACGGGTCGGCGTCGGCTTCGATCCCGAGGAGTGGGACGACAAGGACGAACTCGAGTTGGCCCGCGAGATCCGCAAGGAGACCAAGCCGATGGTGATCGCGGCGAACAAGATGGACACGCCCGAAGCGCAGGAAAACTACGAGGAGATCACGGCCGATCCCGACTACGAGCACCTGACGATCGTTCCCTGCAGCGCCCACGCCGAAAAGGCGCTCAAATCCGCCGACAAGGCCGGCGTCGTCGACTACCGACCGGGCGACGACGACTTCGAGATCACGGGCGACGTGTCCGGATCGCAGGAGGAGGGGTTAGAACAGATTCGGGACTTCCTCGACGAGTACGGGGCGACGGGCGTTCAGGCCGCCCTCGAGACGGCCCTGTTCGACGTGCTCGGCGTGATTCCGGTCTTCCCCGGCGGCGCGAACGGGCTGGGTAACGAACGCGGCGAAGTGTTGCCCGACTGCTACCTGATCGACCCCGACTCAACCGCAGAGGACTTCGCCTACAGTCTCCACTCGGACATCGGCGACGGCTTCCTCTACGCGACGGACTGCCGGACGAACCGCCAGTTGGGTAAAGACTACGAGGTCGAGCCTCGAGACGTCATCGAAGTGACGACCACGAACTGA
- a CDS encoding DUF7344 domain-containing protein — protein sequence MSTLKQQQPERTDTQYRGGENTRIGRETAYQALSNKRRRFIVHYLLRERTPVSLRTLSKQVAAWENAVPPSQVTSKQRKRAYTALHQAHLPKLDKMGIIEYDTREMVAHPTAKLETLQVYIDVVPEDDVPWSVFYIGIAFVFGASATLGWLGLPPFGLFPGHLWALIGSLTVAAMGAVHTYRDRRHEFAIEAPPPEVERSDSR from the coding sequence ATGAGCACTCTGAAACAGCAACAGCCGGAGCGAACCGACACGCAGTATCGTGGGGGAGAGAACACTCGGATCGGTCGAGAAACCGCCTATCAGGCACTGAGCAACAAACGACGCCGGTTCATCGTCCACTATCTGCTACGAGAGCGAACGCCGGTTTCACTTCGCACGCTCTCGAAACAGGTGGCCGCCTGGGAGAACGCGGTACCACCGTCCCAGGTCACGTCCAAACAGCGAAAGCGCGCTTACACGGCGCTGCACCAGGCGCATCTGCCGAAACTCGACAAGATGGGGATCATCGAGTACGACACTCGAGAGATGGTCGCGCACCCGACGGCGAAACTCGAGACGCTGCAGGTCTACATCGACGTCGTTCCCGAAGACGACGTCCCCTGGAGCGTCTTCTACATCGGCATCGCGTTCGTGTTCGGTGCGAGTGCCACCCTCGGGTGGCTCGGACTCCCGCCGTTCGGGCTCTTTCCTGGGCACCTCTGGGCGCTGATCGGTTCCCTGACCGTCGCCGCGATGGGTGCCGTTCACACTTACCGCGATCGGCGACACGAGTTCGCGATCGAGGCGCCGCCGCCGGAGGTCGAACGGTCGGACTCTCGCTGA
- a CDS encoding DUF7344 domain-containing protein has product MSLTGERRRDSQQLAREERARIDREVAYQALSNRRRRFTVHYLMQQWEPISLRTLSEQIAAWENGVSRAQVTSKQRKRTYTALHQAHLPKLDKMGIIEYDTHEMVAHPTEKLGTLRIYMDVVPEDEIPWSVFYTGIAISFGAGSALGWLGLLPFAAISGDVWAILTAAIIAVIGAVNIYRNRQNRLGMEGPPPEVAHIESS; this is encoded by the coding sequence GTGAGTCTCACAGGCGAACGTCGGCGGGATTCCCAGCAGCTGGCTCGAGAAGAACGAGCACGAATCGACCGCGAGGTCGCGTACCAAGCCCTGAGCAATCGGCGTCGGCGCTTTACGGTTCACTACCTGATGCAACAGTGGGAGCCGATTTCCCTCCGGACGCTGTCCGAACAGATCGCGGCGTGGGAAAACGGCGTCTCGCGCGCACAGGTTACGTCGAAACAGCGAAAACGAACCTACACGGCGCTTCATCAGGCGCATCTGCCGAAACTCGACAAGATGGGGATCATCGAGTACGACACCCACGAAATGGTCGCCCACCCCACGGAGAAACTCGGAACGCTTCGGATCTACATGGACGTCGTCCCCGAGGACGAGATTCCCTGGAGCGTCTTTTACACAGGAATCGCGATCAGCTTCGGAGCGGGTTCCGCTCTCGGGTGGCTCGGACTCCTGCCGTTCGCCGCGATATCGGGAGACGTCTGGGCGATACTCACGGCGGCGATAATCGCCGTAATCGGCGCAGTCAACATCTACCGCAACCGGCAGAACCGCCTCGGCATGGAGGGACCGCCGCCGGAGGTCGCCCATATCGAATCGTCCTGA
- a CDS encoding TasA family protein, with product MKQNIELTRRKVLASTALVGAAGATAGAGTWAFFSDEETAEDNTISAGTIDLDVNAGDGFSYTWGNAAPGDDYDGVQLPFSNTGSIDAEELVIETEIGGDTDLAEYIDLEFEYSNGDAPESQTLAEFADGEVTLGGIDAGGSATLTIDAAFASDAGNDLQGASIEIDHTFTLRQVAGQDE from the coding sequence ATGAAGCAGAACATCGAACTGACGCGACGCAAAGTTCTTGCAAGTACGGCACTGGTCGGCGCGGCCGGCGCGACCGCCGGCGCGGGCACCTGGGCGTTCTTCAGCGACGAAGAAACGGCCGAAGACAACACGATCTCCGCGGGTACGATCGATCTCGACGTGAACGCGGGCGACGGCTTCTCCTACACCTGGGGCAACGCCGCGCCGGGCGACGACTACGACGGCGTCCAGCTCCCGTTCAGTAACACCGGCTCGATCGACGCGGAAGAACTCGTGATCGAGACCGAGATTGGCGGCGACACCGACCTCGCGGAGTACATCGACCTCGAGTTCGAGTACTCGAACGGTGATGCTCCAGAGTCGCAGACGCTCGCCGAATTCGCCGACGGCGAAGTTACGCTGGGCGGGATCGACGCCGGTGGGAGCGCCACCCTGACGATCGATGCGGCGTTCGCCAGCGACGCTGGCAACGACCTGCAAGGCGCGTCGATCGAGATCGATCACACGTTCACGCTCCGTCAGGTCGCCGGACAGGACGAGTAA
- a CDS encoding TasA family protein has protein sequence MTDNSRTILTRRRALAGVAGIGLASAGAGAGTLAYFSDSERSSGNAIEAGTMELSVSNGYTYEYSFRDVAPGDERALLQVADGEWADRDLEFDGDAVNSGSVDADCLAVYIEHETTPGEGSDASSMEEHLEIETLNWEGSEYVSDYEVLSESDANPPSDFDFTVDGEDFFDVFDEGDSMTAADIAERELRFHPAPRTNGDPANDGRTFGYTFKISEEMGNEYQGAELTTDIHFALLQDESQTFDGTVS, from the coding sequence ATGACAGACAACTCACGCACGATATTGACGCGGCGACGTGCGCTGGCGGGCGTCGCGGGGATCGGACTCGCCTCCGCCGGCGCGGGCGCGGGAACGCTCGCGTACTTCAGCGATAGCGAGCGCTCGAGCGGGAACGCGATCGAAGCGGGAACGATGGAGCTGTCGGTATCGAACGGCTACACGTACGAGTACTCGTTCAGAGACGTCGCGCCCGGCGACGAACGCGCGCTGTTGCAGGTCGCCGACGGCGAGTGGGCCGACCGAGACCTCGAGTTCGACGGCGACGCGGTCAACTCTGGGAGCGTCGACGCCGACTGTCTCGCCGTCTACATCGAACACGAAACGACTCCCGGCGAGGGCAGCGACGCCTCGAGCATGGAAGAACACCTCGAGATAGAGACGCTCAACTGGGAAGGGTCCGAGTACGTCTCCGACTACGAGGTGCTCTCGGAGAGCGACGCGAACCCGCCCAGCGACTTCGATTTCACAGTCGACGGCGAGGATTTCTTCGACGTCTTCGACGAAGGCGATTCGATGACCGCCGCCGATATCGCAGAACGGGAGCTTCGATTCCATCCCGCACCGCGAACGAACGGCGATCCGGCCAACGACGGACGGACGTTCGGGTACACGTTCAAGATCAGCGAGGAGATGGGCAACGAGTATCAGGGGGCGGAGCTGACCACGGACATTCACTTCGCGCTCCTCCAGGACGAGAGCCAGACGTTCGACGGCACGGTATCGTAA
- a CDS encoding signal peptidase I, whose translation MSSGISKRRALRVAGAAFLVALVVPFLVFAVPAVVGADASYVVLSDSMSPTIEAGDVVIVQDRDPARIETGDVLTFDVADPDEYGADGGTSIVTHRVVDVEQTDGGHEFVTQGDANNAPDGSPVEEEQIVGVVAFSIPYIGRVISFAGTRAGIALLIVVPCALLVVNELYELLFEDERADR comes from the coding sequence ATGAGTTCGGGAATCAGCAAACGGCGGGCGCTACGCGTCGCGGGAGCGGCGTTTCTGGTCGCGCTGGTGGTTCCCTTTCTCGTCTTCGCGGTACCGGCCGTCGTCGGTGCCGACGCGAGCTACGTCGTCCTCTCCGATAGCATGAGCCCGACCATCGAGGCGGGCGACGTCGTGATCGTACAGGATCGCGATCCGGCGAGGATCGAAACGGGAGACGTGCTTACGTTCGACGTCGCCGATCCCGACGAGTACGGTGCCGACGGTGGCACGAGCATCGTGACACACCGGGTCGTCGACGTCGAGCAAACCGACGGCGGTCACGAATTCGTGACGCAGGGAGACGCCAACAACGCGCCGGACGGCTCCCCAGTCGAGGAAGAGCAGATCGTCGGGGTCGTCGCCTTCTCGATTCCCTACATCGGGCGCGTCATTTCGTTTGCGGGCACGCGAGCCGGCATCGCGCTCCTGATCGTGGTTCCGTGCGCGCTCCTGGTCGTCAACGAGCTGTACGAACTCCTCTTCGAGGACGAACGAGCGGACCGATGA
- a CDS encoding GNAT family N-acetyltransferase: MTTRSTTDGSDVTIRTATPADGAAIGDLFANSPDEGAVSFAPRFSHDPYRAYAGLRPESTGFVAETTADQIVGVGFVSLTEARFDGELRPTALLNALAVHPDYRGRGLAKRLVERRLEHARTRLGEDCVAFANIQHGNDPSRAVASSWADSLAREYVMHPAEPLGSPAESLEYDVHDAGPDERSAAVDRSNEFYADTDLYRPYSPAELGDRLAESPIDEPLHRYLVATVNGEVVAGVFASEMHKLMRLVLESLPPALENAESLPSAIPESEELRMTMLSDLWYASGHEAAARAIWQTVRADSEGANRIMLNYDPVGRLADALALAPDDGAMELSVAVKGADIQSDEIAPVF; encoded by the coding sequence ATGACTACCAGATCGACGACTGACGGGAGCGACGTGACGATTCGAACGGCGACACCGGCCGATGGGGCGGCGATCGGCGACCTCTTCGCGAACAGTCCCGACGAGGGCGCGGTCAGCTTCGCGCCGCGGTTTTCCCACGACCCGTACCGGGCGTACGCTGGACTCAGGCCGGAATCGACCGGCTTCGTGGCCGAAACGACCGCGGACCAAATCGTCGGGGTCGGGTTCGTCTCGCTCACCGAAGCTCGGTTCGACGGCGAACTGCGACCGACCGCGTTGTTGAACGCGCTCGCGGTCCACCCCGACTATCGCGGTCGGGGACTGGCGAAACGGCTCGTCGAACGCCGGCTCGAGCACGCTCGAACACGCCTCGGCGAGGACTGCGTCGCGTTCGCGAACATCCAGCACGGAAACGACCCCTCGCGCGCGGTCGCGTCGTCGTGGGCCGATTCGCTCGCGCGAGAGTACGTCATGCACCCCGCAGAGCCGCTCGGTTCGCCAGCCGAATCGCTCGAGTACGACGTTCACGACGCCGGTCCCGACGAGCGGTCGGCCGCAGTCGATCGATCGAACGAGTTCTACGCTGACACCGATCTTTACCGGCCGTACTCGCCGGCTGAACTTGGCGACCGGCTCGCGGAGTCGCCGATAGACGAGCCGCTCCACCGCTATCTCGTCGCGACGGTAAACGGCGAGGTAGTGGCCGGCGTCTTCGCTTCCGAGATGCACAAGCTGATGCGACTCGTCCTCGAGTCGCTGCCGCCCGCGCTCGAAAACGCGGAGTCCCTTCCGAGCGCGATTCCCGAAAGCGAGGAGCTTCGAATGACGATGCTTTCGGACCTCTGGTACGCGTCCGGCCACGAAGCCGCGGCTCGAGCGATATGGCAAACCGTACGGGCCGACTCCGAGGGAGCGAATCGAATCATGCTGAACTACGACCCAGTAGGGCGGCTGGCGGACGCCCTCGCACTGGCTCCCGACGACGGCGCGATGGAACTGTCGGTTGCGGTGAAAGGCGCGGACATCCAGAGCGACGAGATCGCGCCGGTCTTCTAG
- a CDS encoding winged helix-turn-helix domain-containing protein — translation MDPASSFPDDAFRVLSHDVRLIALVALEDAQTADSFAADPVSYSELADRVDDYHAEAFDRDAGNFDYHLRKLREAGFISRVDGGYRIRQAGVQVVRAIRAGDITDRGGFETVTIDEPCPYCGGTSAITLEDDWLFIHCLDCVGAFAQDESLPAGTLAGFEVSPTGIRNREPLEAFRTAFRMGMQVHRLFAAGICPECSGTTTTHTLETCPAHDPGGSGVCPECGRTTEEFFAISCDVCQRSLMSFPAIVVATDPHVIAVMYERGRDVTDQTWIALSKPPDWPCRSVETDPAVLEYTIPVPDGEAIRVRLDDSLTVTICNP, via the coding sequence ATGGACCCAGCTTCCTCGTTTCCCGACGACGCCTTTCGAGTGTTGAGCCACGACGTCCGACTCATCGCACTCGTCGCGCTCGAGGACGCCCAGACGGCGGATTCGTTCGCCGCAGATCCGGTTTCGTACTCCGAGCTCGCAGACCGGGTCGACGACTACCACGCAGAGGCGTTCGACCGCGACGCGGGGAATTTCGACTACCACCTGCGAAAGCTCCGCGAAGCGGGGTTCATCAGCCGCGTCGATGGCGGATATCGAATCAGACAGGCGGGCGTGCAGGTCGTCCGAGCCATCAGAGCGGGCGACATCACCGACCGGGGCGGGTTCGAGACCGTCACCATCGACGAACCGTGCCCGTACTGTGGCGGAACGTCTGCGATCACCCTCGAGGACGACTGGCTGTTCATCCACTGTCTGGATTGCGTGGGGGCGTTCGCACAGGACGAGTCGCTCCCAGCGGGGACGCTTGCGGGCTTCGAGGTCTCCCCCACCGGAATTCGAAACCGCGAACCGCTCGAGGCGTTTCGGACCGCGTTTCGCATGGGAATGCAGGTACATCGACTGTTCGCGGCGGGTATCTGTCCGGAGTGTAGCGGAACGACGACGACCCACACGCTCGAGACGTGCCCGGCGCACGATCCGGGAGGGAGCGGCGTTTGTCCGGAATGTGGCCGAACCACCGAGGAATTCTTCGCGATCTCGTGTGACGTCTGCCAGCGGTCGCTGATGAGCTTTCCGGCGATCGTCGTCGCGACCGACCCACACGTCATCGCCGTGATGTACGAACGGGGCCGCGACGTCACCGATCAGACCTGGATCGCGCTGTCGAAACCCCCCGACTGGCCGTGTCGCTCCGTCGAGACGGATCCCGCCGTACTCGAGTACACGATTCCGGTTCCCGACGGCGAGGCGATCCGCGTTCGACTCGACGACTCGCTGACCGTCACGATCTGTAACCCCTGA
- a CDS encoding polysaccharide deacetylase family protein gives MSSRGDGGYAFALCLTHDIDRVYKTPQNYLFDSLEQRDPRHLAGLVSAKNPYWQFERIMALESMLGVRSAFYVLDERRLVERPKREWATLSGWSRYSGRYDVTDPQLAATLESLENGGWEVGLQGSFTSPRDLARLRYEKDRIEDATGRPVRGNRQHYLNLARPETWDHHREIGLDYDASLADPHSLEFQYGHELRRPFDDEFVVFPWTIMDQTTMESARTMSGIRDNCERILEEVRDETGVLVLDWHQRTFYDADFPGWGGTYRWLIERALEMGAWVGPPRTFYDATSHPDGTVAETLETLATRERAESDAHVDSTGYPARAADSNGVRDRTGDPTGPRGRTASETPIQTRSSESATNAGDSPDR, from the coding sequence ATGAGTTCACGCGGAGACGGAGGATACGCGTTCGCGCTCTGTCTCACCCACGACATCGATCGCGTCTACAAGACGCCACAGAACTACCTCTTCGACAGTCTCGAACAGCGAGACCCGCGTCATCTCGCCGGGTTGGTGTCCGCGAAGAATCCCTACTGGCAGTTCGAACGAATCATGGCCCTCGAGTCGATGCTCGGGGTCAGGTCGGCGTTTTACGTCCTCGACGAACGCCGCCTCGTAGAGCGGCCCAAACGAGAGTGGGCGACGCTCTCGGGGTGGAGTCGCTACTCCGGGCGCTACGACGTCACCGACCCGCAACTGGCGGCGACGCTCGAGAGCCTCGAGAACGGCGGCTGGGAGGTCGGGTTACAGGGATCGTTCACCTCTCCTCGAGACCTCGCTCGGCTTCGGTACGAGAAAGACCGCATCGAGGACGCGACGGGCCGACCCGTCCGCGGGAACCGCCAACACTACCTGAACCTCGCCCGCCCCGAGACCTGGGACCACCACCGCGAAATCGGGCTCGACTACGACGCCTCGCTGGCCGACCCGCACAGCCTCGAGTTCCAGTACGGTCACGAACTTCGCCGGCCCTTCGACGACGAGTTCGTCGTCTTCCCGTGGACGATCATGGACCAGACGACGATGGAATCGGCTAGGACGATGTCGGGGATCAGGGACAACTGCGAGCGGATCCTCGAGGAAGTGCGCGATGAAACCGGCGTTCTCGTGCTCGATTGGCACCAGCGGACGTTCTACGACGCCGACTTCCCCGGCTGGGGCGGCACCTACCGGTGGCTGATCGAGCGCGCCCTCGAGATGGGCGCGTGGGTCGGGCCGCCGCGGACGTTCTACGACGCGACGAGTCACCCCGACGGGACCGTCGCTGAGACCCTCGAGACGCTGGCGACCCGCGAGAGAGCCGAATCCGACGCACACGTTGACTCGACCGGATATCCGGCTCGAGCCGCCGATTCGAACGGCGTCCGAGATCGAACGGGCGACCCGACCGGCCCTCGAGGTCGTACCGCCAGCGAAACCCCGATCCAGACTCGCTCCTCGGAATCCGCCACCAACGCGGGTGATTCTCCGGACCGATGA
- a CDS encoding formyltransferase family protein gives MTTTRERVDVDRAAETDSATEADPATETSPAVATDSAAESEPKTGPRRVCLLADPYLERWQIRALERAVERTDIEIPLVLVAAPTDPGVDPDAAASAINGGLGADTIRLGASLLARERAWSLVVAERKLAELFGDESHPLEHRRRVGTIDCLESSTIRRVRPIEDGNWNELPESAVEAATDQCDVVVRFGFGLVRGDILTATEHGVLSFHPADIRRYRGLGPPKAFVDDRSSIGATLQRLTDEIDGGEIVAEDWIDIDDCATLWEVYDRVHELEIELLATGIESLREPTFEPTVPDSLGSYYSTKSRREAGFAVRTLAKNVRGRLDRR, from the coding sequence ATGACGACGACACGAGAACGGGTGGACGTCGATCGCGCGGCGGAGACTGATTCGGCGACGGAAGCCGATCCGGCGACGGAAACCAGCCCAGCCGTAGCGACCGACTCAGCGGCTGAATCGGAGCCCAAAACGGGACCCCGGCGCGTCTGTCTCCTCGCCGATCCCTACCTCGAGCGCTGGCAGATCCGCGCGCTCGAGCGGGCGGTCGAACGGACGGATATCGAGATCCCGCTCGTGCTGGTGGCCGCCCCCACCGATCCCGGTGTCGACCCCGACGCTGCCGCGTCGGCGATCAACGGCGGCCTCGGCGCGGACACGATCCGACTGGGGGCGTCGCTGCTCGCTCGAGAGCGGGCCTGGTCGCTGGTCGTCGCCGAGCGGAAACTCGCGGAGCTGTTCGGGGACGAATCGCATCCGCTCGAGCATCGCCGACGGGTTGGGACGATCGACTGCCTCGAGTCGTCGACGATCCGCCGCGTGCGCCCGATCGAAGACGGCAACTGGAACGAACTCCCGGAATCGGCGGTCGAGGCCGCTACAGATCAGTGTGACGTCGTCGTCAGGTTCGGCTTCGGACTGGTTCGCGGCGATATCCTCACCGCGACCGAACACGGCGTCTTGAGCTTCCACCCCGCGGATATCAGGCGGTATCGAGGGCTCGGACCGCCGAAAGCGTTCGTCGACGACCGCTCGAGCATCGGCGCGACGCTGCAGCGACTCACCGACGAGATCGACGGCGGCGAGATCGTTGCGGAGGATTGGATCGACATCGACGACTGCGCGACGCTGTGGGAGGTCTACGATCGGGTACACGAACTCGAGATCGAACTGCTCGCGACCGGGATCGAATCGCTTCGCGAGCCGACCTTCGAGCCGACCGTGCCCGACTCGCTCGGGTCGTACTACTCGACGAAATCGCGGCGCGAGGCCGGGTTTGCAGTGCGCACCCTGGCGAAGAACGTTCGCGGACGCTTGGATCGACGGTGA